In Streptomyces durocortorensis, a genomic segment contains:
- a CDS encoding maleate cis-trans isomerase family protein, which produces MTTVGLLYPGHAAEDDFPRIEILLDTDIRLPLFATDPGEDACHPGALRERGAPGRIAEGIEELRLAGAEALVWASTGGSFGYGWEGAHEQVATLARTAGLPASSTSIGFAHAVRELGARRVAVAAPYSEDVTGLLAQFLASAGVEAVGAASGGAASSAEAGSWGPERVKRLALEADDPDAEAVLIPGTSLHTAAYIPELEEALGKPVLTGNQVTVWEGLRLTDRRIWAPTLGTLFSTREPVPGSLEPKGIEVRE; this is translated from the coding sequence ATGACGACCGTAGGACTTCTCTACCCGGGCCACGCCGCCGAGGACGACTTCCCACGGATCGAGATCCTGCTCGACACCGACATCCGGCTGCCCCTGTTCGCCACCGACCCCGGCGAGGACGCCTGCCACCCCGGCGCACTGCGCGAGCGGGGCGCGCCCGGCCGGATCGCCGAGGGCATCGAGGAGCTGCGCCTCGCGGGCGCCGAGGCGCTGGTCTGGGCGTCCACCGGAGGCAGCTTCGGGTACGGCTGGGAGGGCGCCCACGAGCAGGTCGCCACGCTCGCCAGGACGGCGGGGCTGCCCGCCTCCAGCACCTCGATCGGCTTCGCCCACGCGGTACGGGAGCTGGGCGCGCGCCGCGTCGCCGTCGCGGCCCCCTACTCCGAGGACGTCACCGGGCTCCTCGCCCAGTTCCTGGCGTCGGCGGGCGTCGAGGCCGTCGGGGCCGCGTCCGGTGGGGCCGCCTCCTCGGCCGAGGCCGGGTCCTGGGGGCCGGAGCGGGTGAAGCGGCTGGCGCTGGAGGCCGACGACCCGGACGCCGAGGCGGTGCTGATCCCGGGCACGTCCCTGCACACCGCCGCGTACATCCCCGAACTGGAGGAGGCGCTCGGCAAGCCGGTCCTCACGGGGAACCAGGTCACGGTGTGGGAGGGGCTGCGCCTCACCGACCGCAGGATCTGGGCCCCCACGCTCGGCACGCTGTTCTCCACCCGTGAGCCGGTGCCCGGGTCGCTGGAGCCGAAGGGCATCGAGGTACGGGAGTAG
- the ehuB gene encoding ectoine/hydroxyectoine ABC transporter substrate-binding protein EhuB, with product MAEFPNLSRRGFLNGTAAVGGLLVVPGLLTACSKTDSGAATGEGALDKLRKQGFVRVAYANEAPYGYLEGKELKGEAPTLHREIFKALGVDELKPTLSEWDGLIPGLQAGKYDVVSAGMAITPERCGNAIFSEPEFISPTALMVKKGNPKNITDLASAKEAGITVGVMSGAVEGSYAEGAGIPEDRIKTLQKPQDGADAVKGGRIDAFLLTGISLRWLAKTNPDTEVTEAFLPKLDGKEQFSPGGAVFRKGNEDLRDSFNRELKKIVSDRSRYVQLLEPYGFGETEIPPADLKTADLCKG from the coding sequence ATGGCTGAATTCCCGAACCTGTCCCGCCGGGGTTTTCTCAACGGAACGGCGGCCGTGGGCGGCCTCCTCGTCGTTCCCGGCCTGCTCACCGCGTGCAGCAAGACCGACTCCGGCGCCGCGACCGGTGAGGGCGCCCTCGACAAGCTCCGCAAGCAGGGCTTCGTGCGCGTGGCGTACGCCAACGAGGCGCCGTACGGCTACCTGGAGGGCAAGGAGCTGAAGGGCGAGGCCCCGACCCTGCACCGGGAGATCTTCAAGGCGCTGGGCGTGGATGAGCTGAAGCCGACGCTCTCCGAGTGGGACGGGCTGATCCCGGGCCTCCAGGCCGGGAAGTACGACGTGGTCAGCGCGGGCATGGCCATCACCCCGGAGCGCTGCGGCAACGCGATCTTCTCCGAGCCGGAGTTCATCTCGCCGACCGCGCTGATGGTGAAGAAGGGCAACCCGAAGAACATCACCGACCTGGCCTCCGCCAAGGAGGCCGGGATCACCGTCGGCGTGATGTCCGGTGCGGTGGAGGGCAGTTACGCCGAGGGCGCGGGCATCCCCGAGGACAGGATCAAGACGTTGCAGAAGCCGCAGGACGGGGCCGACGCCGTCAAGGGCGGCCGGATCGACGCGTTCCTGCTCACCGGGATCTCGCTGCGCTGGCTGGCGAAGACCAACCCGGACACCGAGGTCACCGAGGCGTTCCTGCCGAAGCTCGACGGCAAGGAGCAGTTCTCGCCGGGCGGCGCGGTCTTCCGCAAGGGCAACGAGGACCTGCGGGACTCCTTCAACCGGGAGCTCAAGAAGATCGTCTCGGACCGCTCGCGCTATGTGCAGCTGCTGGAGCCGTACGGGTTCGGGGAGACGGAGATCCCGCCCGCCGACCTGAAGACCGCGGATCTGTGCAAGGGCTGA
- the ehuD gene encoding ectoine/hydroxyectoine ABC transporter permease subunit EhuD, with amino-acid sequence MNGFDWNAVGESLPLLLEGFRVTLLATVLGTLVAAVLGLAVAVAGRAPSKFVTVPVRAVTEFVRSTPLLVQLVGAAALFSSVEPLYIGIAVLGVHYAAYTSEVYRAGIDGVPKGQWEACRALSLSPRRTWQAVILPQAVRNVLPALGNYAISMFKETPFLAVITVQEMVFEARKYGADHFAYTEVFTLAGLIFLVASYPTSLLMRKLEKRLGH; translated from the coding sequence GTGAACGGCTTCGACTGGAACGCCGTCGGGGAGTCCCTGCCCCTGCTGCTGGAAGGGTTCCGGGTCACCCTGCTCGCCACCGTGCTCGGCACTCTGGTGGCGGCCGTGCTGGGGCTTGCCGTCGCGGTGGCCGGGCGCGCCCCCAGCAAGTTCGTCACGGTCCCGGTGCGGGCCGTCACGGAGTTCGTGCGCTCCACCCCGCTGCTCGTCCAACTGGTGGGGGCCGCAGCACTGTTCAGCTCGGTGGAGCCGCTGTACATCGGGATCGCGGTGCTGGGCGTCCACTACGCCGCGTACACCTCGGAGGTCTACCGGGCCGGGATCGACGGCGTACCGAAGGGGCAGTGGGAGGCGTGCCGCGCGCTGTCGCTGTCGCCCCGGCGCACCTGGCAGGCCGTGATCCTGCCGCAGGCGGTGCGCAATGTGCTGCCCGCCCTCGGGAACTACGCGATCTCGATGTTCAAGGAGACCCCGTTCCTGGCCGTGATCACGGTGCAGGAGATGGTCTTCGAGGCCCGGAAGTACGGGGCCGACCACTTCGCGTACACCGAGGTGTTCACCCTCGCCGGCCTGATCTTCCTGGTCGCGAGCTACCCCACGTCGCTGCTGATGAGAAAGCTGGAGAAGCGCCTTGGCCACTGA
- a CDS encoding putative bifunctional diguanylate cyclase/phosphodiesterase yields MSGTSEGPRAPAGTAPGTPPAPVTERHTTAPHPAPDPPAAQHPDAAPAPPAAVADDGPSASELRDYRAAFNAATLPMAVVDGRGQVLRANEALGGLLGAAATALARQQACELFDLASDDRTWLAYREVLQGRRSRFRCTRRLKHPDGRFLWAEVTVVPMTGTSAAEPARVLLTVADISDRRELQERLRHLQMHDPVTRLPNRTLFFERLASALETPPYQDDSMPPRQHARIGLCYLDLDGFKAINDTLGHRTGDRLLAAVAGRLTDCAENDASRTPGGSRLVARLGGDEFAILVEDSAGTQELTDLARSVLAALQQPFDLAGQRFSVSASIGVVERAAAGTSPTGLMQAADTTLYWAKADGKGRWTLFDPERNAHRMTRQSLSSTLRPAVERGEFTLEYQPLVGMADGVLRGVEALVRWNHPQFGVLSPNRFVGIAEEDGSIVQLGRWVLRTACRQARRWQLDHPAEPPLFISVNVAVRQVWDSDLVADVAEILAETELAPGLLQLELTESAVMGSGGRPLRALQALSDMGVRIAIDDFGTGYSNLAYLSRLPVSVLKLDGAFVKGFRYEDGTHPSPADETIVEAMVQLAHRLGLTVTAECVETAGQAERLRRIGCDTGQGWLYSRAVAPERIAGLIGSRPLEG; encoded by the coding sequence GTGAGCGGAACCTCCGAAGGGCCGAGGGCCCCGGCAGGCACGGCCCCCGGCACACCCCCCGCGCCGGTCACGGAGCGTCACACGACGGCCCCGCATCCGGCCCCCGATCCGCCCGCCGCCCAGCACCCCGACGCGGCCCCCGCCCCGCCGGCCGCCGTCGCCGATGACGGCCCCTCCGCGTCCGAGCTGCGCGACTACCGCGCCGCCTTCAACGCCGCCACGCTCCCCATGGCCGTCGTCGACGGCCGCGGCCAGGTCCTGCGAGCCAACGAGGCGCTCGGCGGGCTCCTGGGCGCGGCGGCGACCGCCCTCGCCCGGCAGCAGGCGTGCGAGCTGTTCGACCTCGCCTCCGACGACCGCACCTGGCTCGCCTACCGCGAGGTGCTCCAGGGCCGCCGCTCCCGGTTCCGCTGCACCCGCCGCCTCAAGCACCCCGACGGGCGCTTCCTGTGGGCCGAGGTCACCGTCGTACCGATGACCGGCACCTCGGCGGCGGAGCCGGCCCGGGTCCTGCTGACCGTCGCGGACATCAGCGACCGCCGGGAGCTCCAGGAGCGGCTGCGCCATCTCCAGATGCACGACCCGGTGACCCGGCTGCCCAACCGGACGCTGTTCTTCGAGCGCCTCGCCTCGGCCCTGGAAACCCCGCCGTACCAGGACGACTCGATGCCGCCCCGGCAGCACGCCCGGATCGGGCTCTGCTACCTGGACCTGGACGGCTTCAAGGCGATCAACGACACCCTGGGCCACCGCACCGGGGACCGGCTGCTGGCCGCCGTCGCCGGGCGGCTCACCGACTGCGCCGAGAACGACGCGTCCCGCACCCCCGGCGGCAGTCGGCTGGTGGCACGGCTGGGCGGCGACGAGTTCGCGATCCTGGTCGAGGACTCGGCCGGGACCCAGGAGCTCACCGACCTGGCCCGCTCGGTCCTCGCCGCGCTCCAGCAGCCGTTCGACCTGGCCGGGCAGCGGTTCTCGGTCTCCGCGTCGATCGGCGTGGTGGAGCGGGCCGCGGCGGGCACCTCGCCCACCGGTCTGATGCAGGCCGCCGACACCACGCTGTACTGGGCGAAGGCCGACGGCAAGGGCCGCTGGACCCTGTTCGACCCCGAGCGCAACGCCCATCGCATGACCCGGCAGTCGCTGTCCTCCACGCTCCGGCCCGCCGTGGAGCGCGGGGAGTTCACGCTGGAGTACCAGCCGCTGGTCGGGATGGCGGACGGGGTGCTGCGCGGGGTCGAGGCGCTGGTGCGCTGGAACCACCCGCAGTTCGGGGTGCTGTCGCCGAATCGGTTCGTCGGCATCGCCGAGGAGGACGGTTCGATCGTGCAGCTCGGCCGGTGGGTGCTGCGCACCGCGTGCCGGCAGGCCCGGCGCTGGCAGCTGGACCACCCGGCCGAGCCGCCGCTGTTCATCAGCGTCAACGTCGCCGTACGCCAGGTCTGGGACTCCGACCTGGTCGCCGACGTGGCCGAGATCCTGGCCGAGACGGAGCTCGCTCCCGGGCTGCTCCAGCTGGAGCTGACCGAGTCCGCGGTGATGGGCTCGGGCGGCCGCCCGCTGCGGGCACTCCAGGCGCTGAGCGACATGGGCGTACGGATCGCCATCGACGACTTCGGGACCGGGTATTCGAACCTCGCCTATCTGAGCAGGCTGCCCGTCTCCGTACTGAAACTGGACGGCGCGTTCGTGAAGGGCTTCCGGTACGAGGACGGTACGCACCCGAGCCCGGCCGACGAGACGATCGTGGAGGCCATGGTGCAGCTGGCGCACCGCCTGGGCCTGACCGTCACCGCGGAGTGCGTGGAGACGGCCGGACAGGCGGAGCGGCTGCGGCGGATCGGCTGCGACACGGGGCAGGGCTGGCTGTACTCGCGGGCCGTGGCGCCGGAGCGGATCGCCGGGCTGATCGGGTCCCGGCCGCTGGAGGGCTGA
- a CDS encoding LLM class flavin-dependent oxidoreductase, protein MDEIRGDETGGDGIRGTAVGTAPVPLSVLDLVTVGQGRTATQALRTGVEIARLTESRGFHRYWVAEHHSMPGVASSSPAVILAHIAAHTERIRLGSGGVMLPNHAPLVIAEQFGTLEAMAPGRIDLGLGRAPGTDGATAAALRRSDRLNEGADDFPQQLSELIRFLDDDFPDGHPYSRIHAVPGPVQATAPGGVQSAHRPPVWLLGSSGFSARLAGTLGLPFAFAHHFSAQNTIPALDLYRESFRPSAVLDAPYALIGVSALAADDEREARRQVLTGALSMVRLRTGRPGLIPSPAEAEAYAFSPMEREFVDGWLANVVHGTADEVRTGLDDLAKRTGADELMITANAHGGDARLRSYDLIADAYGLPAAS, encoded by the coding sequence GTGGACGAGATCCGAGGCGACGAGACGGGCGGCGACGGAATCCGAGGTACGGCGGTCGGCACGGCCCCCGTTCCGCTGTCCGTCCTCGACCTGGTCACCGTGGGGCAGGGCCGCACCGCGACCCAGGCCCTGCGCACCGGCGTGGAGATCGCCAGGCTCACCGAGAGCCGCGGCTTCCACCGCTACTGGGTCGCCGAGCACCACTCCATGCCCGGGGTCGCCTCGTCCTCCCCGGCCGTGATCCTCGCGCACATCGCCGCCCACACCGAGCGCATCCGGCTCGGCTCCGGCGGGGTCATGCTGCCCAACCACGCCCCGCTCGTGATCGCCGAGCAGTTCGGCACCCTGGAGGCGATGGCCCCCGGCCGGATCGACCTGGGCCTCGGCCGGGCCCCCGGCACCGACGGTGCGACGGCGGCCGCCCTGCGCCGCAGCGACCGGCTCAACGAAGGGGCCGATGACTTTCCGCAGCAGCTCAGCGAGCTGATCCGGTTCCTGGACGACGACTTCCCCGACGGGCATCCGTACAGCCGCATCCACGCCGTACCGGGCCCGGTCCAGGCGACCGCCCCCGGCGGGGTGCAGTCCGCGCACCGGCCGCCCGTCTGGCTGCTGGGCTCGTCCGGCTTCAGCGCGCGGCTGGCCGGGACGCTCGGGCTGCCGTTCGCCTTCGCGCACCACTTCTCGGCACAGAACACCATCCCGGCGCTCGACCTGTACCGCGAGTCCTTCCGGCCCTCCGCGGTGCTGGACGCCCCGTACGCCCTGATCGGAGTCTCGGCGCTGGCCGCCGACGACGAGCGCGAGGCCCGCCGCCAGGTGCTGACCGGCGCTCTGTCGATGGTCCGGCTGCGCACCGGACGGCCGGGGCTGATCCCGAGCCCGGCGGAGGCGGAGGCGTACGCCTTCTCCCCGATGGAACGGGAGTTCGTCGACGGCTGGCTCGCCAACGTCGTCCACGGCACCGCCGACGAGGTCCGCACCGGCCTGGACGACCTGGCCAAGCGCACGGGCGCGGACGAGCTGATGATCACCGCGAACGCGCACGGCGGGGACGCCCGACTGCGGAGCTACGACCTGATCGCGGACGCGTACGGACTGCCCGCGGCCTCCTGA
- the ehuC gene encoding ectoine/hydroxyectoine ABC transporter permease subunit EhuC — protein sequence MSDFFSLLVEEFPQVRSGLWVTLEATVLGALLAGALAFALGLMAGSKLLLARGFSRVVVEFFRGTSLYIQLFWLYYAMPLLTGYELTPLICGVVAFGLNYGAYGAEVVRGAINSVPRGQYEAAIALNLSPARRLWKVILPQAWVQMIPSFTNLLIQLLKCTPLLWLISAADLMTVIQQLRDRTGETLTAYLTLLAAYFVLAYALTLLMNLLERGAKRRLGLDTGAKGLLKSRSTTATAVGGTR from the coding sequence ATGAGTGACTTCTTCTCCCTCCTCGTCGAGGAGTTCCCCCAGGTCCGTTCGGGCCTGTGGGTGACGCTGGAGGCCACGGTCCTGGGCGCGCTGCTGGCCGGGGCGCTGGCCTTCGCGCTCGGGCTGATGGCGGGCAGCAAGCTGCTCCTGGCGCGCGGGTTCTCCCGGGTGGTCGTGGAGTTCTTCCGGGGGACCTCCCTCTACATCCAGCTGTTCTGGCTCTACTACGCGATGCCGCTGCTGACCGGCTACGAACTGACCCCGCTGATCTGCGGGGTCGTCGCGTTCGGCCTCAACTACGGTGCGTACGGTGCCGAAGTGGTGCGCGGCGCCATCAACTCCGTACCGCGGGGGCAGTACGAGGCGGCGATTGCGCTCAACCTCAGCCCGGCCAGGCGGCTGTGGAAGGTGATCCTGCCGCAGGCCTGGGTGCAGATGATCCCGAGCTTCACCAATCTGCTGATCCAGCTGCTGAAGTGCACCCCGCTGCTGTGGCTGATCTCGGCCGCCGATCTGATGACGGTGATCCAGCAGCTGCGCGACCGTACCGGTGAGACCCTGACCGCCTATCTGACCCTGCTGGCCGCCTACTTCGTCCTGGCCTACGCGCTGACCCTGCTGATGAACCTGCTGGAGCGCGGCGCCAAGCGGCGGCTCGGCCTGGACACCGGTGCCAAGGGCCTGCTCAAGAGCCGTAGCACGACCGCGACCGCCGTGGGAGGTACCCGGTGA
- a CDS encoding M6 family metalloprotease domain-containing protein: MPCRRGPGGAERPTLRSVAASATSLLALAAMSLVAGPAVAAARGDAAPCALTRTSAHHSLGLDTWNTAYPRPDRSLDAVMIFLSFPDSEPTLTPEVLTADHFPSTTRFFERASYGGFTLRPHPQRGWTQMPRDSTWYAVERDWKAERRTAYLRDAIAAADADVDFSAYDIVYLVADPDAPGVDSDATKVVNFDTPLRADGTDIRRVVTLFEQHPPDRNVLAHETGHVFDLADLYHRPVDGKGDWDTYVGDWDVMGSQFGLAPDLFGWHKWKLGWLGGRQVVCVQGSADLTLEPVAAAPVPGGSIGTRLAVVRTGLDSALAIEARSATGNDRSTCTEGILIYRIRSGTASGGGPVEVVDTHPETGACWDRSVYPPLADAPLGVGETFTVPGDRTRIEVADRTPAGSWTVRITTGV; this comes from the coding sequence GTGCCGTGCCGTCGCGGACCCGGGGGAGCGGAACGGCCGACGCTGCGCAGTGTGGCGGCCTCCGCGACCTCCCTCCTGGCGCTCGCCGCCATGTCGCTCGTCGCGGGACCCGCCGTGGCCGCCGCGCGGGGCGACGCCGCTCCGTGCGCCCTGACCCGGACATCGGCGCACCACTCGCTCGGCCTGGACACCTGGAACACGGCCTACCCGCGCCCCGACCGGAGCCTCGACGCGGTCATGATCTTCCTGTCCTTCCCGGACTCCGAGCCCACCCTCACCCCCGAGGTGCTGACTGCCGATCACTTCCCCTCCACCACCCGCTTCTTCGAGCGCGCCAGCTACGGCGGATTCACGCTGCGCCCCCACCCGCAGCGCGGCTGGACGCAGATGCCGCGCGACTCGACCTGGTACGCCGTGGAGCGCGACTGGAAAGCCGAGCGGCGCACCGCCTATCTGCGGGACGCCATCGCCGCCGCCGACGCTGACGTCGACTTCTCCGCCTACGACATCGTCTACCTGGTCGCCGACCCCGACGCCCCCGGCGTCGACTCCGACGCCACCAAGGTGGTCAACTTCGACACGCCGCTGCGCGCCGACGGCACCGACATCCGGCGCGTGGTGACGCTCTTCGAGCAGCACCCCCCGGACCGCAACGTCCTCGCCCACGAGACCGGGCACGTCTTCGACCTCGCCGACCTCTACCACCGGCCCGTCGACGGCAAGGGCGACTGGGACACGTACGTCGGCGACTGGGACGTCATGGGCAGCCAGTTCGGCCTCGCCCCGGATCTGTTCGGCTGGCACAAGTGGAAGCTCGGCTGGCTGGGCGGGCGGCAGGTCGTCTGCGTCCAGGGCTCGGCCGACCTCACCCTGGAGCCGGTCGCCGCCGCCCCGGTGCCCGGCGGGTCGATCGGGACCCGGCTCGCCGTCGTCCGCACCGGCCTCGACAGCGCCCTGGCCATCGAGGCCCGCAGCGCCACCGGCAACGACCGGAGCACCTGCACCGAGGGCATCCTGATCTACCGCATCCGCAGCGGGACGGCTTCCGGCGGCGGGCCCGTCGAGGTGGTGGACACCCACCCGGAGACCGGGGCCTGCTGGGACCGCTCGGTGTACCCGCCGCTCGCCGACGCCCCGCTCGGGGTCGGGGAGACCTTCACCGTCCCCGGCGACCGCACCCGCATCGAGGTCGCCGACCGTACCCCGGCCGGCTCCTGGACGGTCCGGATCACCACCGGCGTCTGA
- a CDS encoding D-2-hydroxyacid dehydrogenase has product MPNPVLLVLDADPPQPPRLGRLTGRVDVRYADASSLAGKLPYADVLLVWDFTSDAVREAWPGPGARPRWVHTASAGVDRLLCPELVASDTVLTNARGVFERPIAEYVAGLVLALAKDLPGTLELQRERHWHHREGQQVAGTRAVVVGAGPIGREITRLLHGLGVTVALVGRTARRTIHGVADLDRLAARADWVIAAAPLTDATRGMFDSRFFGLLQPSARFINVGRGAAVVEADLVDALNRRWLAGAALDVFEDEPLGPDSPLWDVPGLLVSPHLSGDTVGWRDRLGEQFVAMYERWARGEPLPNVVDKERGYVPSPDTDTGTGTEAGAGTDTDTETGTETETETRTGTG; this is encoded by the coding sequence ATGCCGAACCCCGTGCTGCTCGTCCTCGACGCCGATCCGCCCCAGCCCCCGCGCCTGGGCCGGCTGACCGGCCGGGTGGACGTGCGGTACGCGGACGCCTCCTCGCTCGCCGGGAAGCTCCCGTACGCCGACGTCCTGCTGGTGTGGGACTTCACCTCCGACGCGGTACGGGAGGCCTGGCCGGGTCCGGGGGCGCGGCCGCGGTGGGTGCACACGGCGAGCGCGGGCGTGGACCGGCTGCTCTGCCCGGAGCTGGTCGCCTCCGACACCGTTCTCACCAACGCGCGGGGAGTCTTCGAGCGGCCGATCGCGGAGTACGTGGCGGGGCTGGTACTGGCGTTGGCCAAGGACCTTCCCGGCACCCTGGAGCTCCAGCGGGAGCGGCACTGGCACCACCGCGAGGGACAGCAGGTCGCCGGCACGCGGGCGGTGGTGGTCGGGGCGGGGCCGATCGGCCGGGAGATCACCCGGCTGCTGCACGGCCTGGGGGTCACGGTGGCCCTGGTGGGGCGGACCGCCCGGCGCACCATCCACGGTGTGGCGGATCTGGACCGGCTGGCGGCCCGGGCCGACTGGGTGATCGCCGCGGCCCCCCTGACCGACGCGACGCGCGGGATGTTCGACTCCCGCTTCTTCGGTCTGCTCCAGCCGTCGGCGCGGTTCATCAACGTGGGGCGGGGGGCCGCCGTGGTGGAGGCCGACCTCGTGGACGCGCTGAACCGCCGCTGGCTCGCGGGCGCGGCGCTCGACGTGTTCGAGGACGAACCGCTGGGCCCGGACAGCCCGTTGTGGGATGTTCCGGGCCTGTTGGTCTCGCCGCACCTGAGCGGGGACACGGTGGGGTGGCGCGACCGGCTGGGCGAGCAGTTCGTGGCGATGTACGAACGGTGGGCGCGGGGCGAGCCGTTGCCGAACGTGGTGGACAAGGAACGCGGTTACGTCCCGTCCCCGGACACGGACACAGGCACGGGCACGGAGGCGGGCGCAGGCACGGACACGGACACCGAGACCGGCACGGAGACCGAGACCGAGACCCGCACCGGCACCGGCTGA
- a CDS encoding bifunctional DNA primase/polymerase: MSAWLKDETTLQAGAAVAHHGVDIFALLRDQTGAQAAQVTAAGAAWLAGASAHPRSTLAQWEERPGAPGVLPCGSAFDVVNVPALFGRRMLEQLWSEGPGSGPVASHRGRMLLFAAPGTAQRLPSLLAWEEWGAGGRAGSGEQRGGVPPLLCHGTGDAVTVPPLTCASSDGGPRWLVAPDTRNPWLPGPDVLLWACVRVSRSATSRGTAYSIFPRADQGANVYDVSRRR; the protein is encoded by the coding sequence ATGAGCGCATGGCTGAAAGACGAAACGACCCTTCAGGCCGGTGCCGCCGTCGCGCACCACGGCGTCGACATCTTCGCCCTGCTGCGGGACCAGACCGGAGCACAGGCCGCCCAGGTCACCGCCGCCGGTGCCGCCTGGCTCGCCGGGGCCTCGGCCCATCCGCGCAGCACGCTCGCCCAGTGGGAGGAGCGCCCCGGTGCGCCCGGGGTGCTGCCCTGCGGTTCCGCTTTCGATGTCGTCAACGTGCCCGCGCTGTTCGGGCGCCGGATGCTGGAGCAGCTCTGGTCCGAGGGCCCCGGCTCCGGCCCCGTCGCCTCGCACCGGGGCCGGATGCTGCTGTTCGCGGCCCCCGGGACGGCCCAGCGACTGCCGTCGCTGCTCGCCTGGGAGGAGTGGGGGGCCGGCGGCCGCGCGGGCTCCGGCGAGCAGCGGGGCGGGGTACCGCCGCTGCTCTGCCACGGCACCGGGGACGCCGTGACCGTACCGCCGCTGACCTGCGCGTCGTCCGACGGCGGGCCGCGCTGGCTGGTGGCGCCGGACACACGTAACCCGTGGCTGCCGGGCCCCGACGTGCTGCTCTGGGCGTGCGTACGGGTGAGCAGGTCGGCGACCTCCCGGGGCACCGCGTATTCGATTTTTCCTCGGGCGGATCAGGGTGCTAATGTCTACGACGTCAGCAGGCGCCGTTAG
- the ehuA gene encoding ectoine/hydroxyectoine ABC transporter ATP-binding protein EhuA has product MATDPSLLKKTAAPASQGTPEDAASAAGRTGEPLVRFDKVVKRYGDHVVLDELDFTVDRGEHVTLIGPSGSGKTTILRLLMTLEKVSDGVIWVDGSPLSHVRAPDGSLKPAGEKQLRESRKKIGMVFQQFNLFPNMKVLQNITEAPVSVLGKSREEAESRARELLDLVGLSAKVDAHPSQLSGGQQQRVAIARALAMEPEILLLDEVTSALDPELVAGVLELLEDIARNTDITMVCVTHEMNFARDVSEKVLMFDAGRVVESGPPEKIFSDPSHERTREFLNAVL; this is encoded by the coding sequence TTGGCCACTGACCCCTCCCTCCTCAAGAAGACGGCGGCCCCGGCCTCCCAGGGCACTCCCGAGGACGCGGCCTCGGCGGCCGGGCGCACGGGCGAGCCGCTGGTGCGCTTCGACAAGGTGGTGAAGCGCTACGGCGACCATGTGGTCCTGGACGAGCTGGACTTCACCGTCGACCGCGGCGAGCACGTCACCCTGATCGGGCCCAGCGGCTCGGGCAAGACCACGATCCTGCGACTGCTGATGACGCTGGAGAAGGTCAGCGACGGGGTGATCTGGGTGGACGGCTCCCCGCTGTCGCACGTACGGGCCCCGGACGGCTCCCTGAAGCCCGCGGGGGAGAAGCAGCTGCGGGAGTCCCGGAAGAAGATCGGGATGGTCTTCCAGCAGTTCAACCTCTTCCCGAACATGAAGGTGCTCCAGAACATCACCGAGGCCCCGGTCAGCGTGCTGGGCAAGAGCCGCGAGGAGGCCGAGAGCCGGGCCCGGGAACTGCTGGACCTGGTCGGGCTCTCGGCGAAGGTCGACGCCCACCCCTCGCAGCTCTCCGGGGGCCAGCAGCAGCGGGTCGCCATCGCCCGCGCCCTGGCCATGGAGCCGGAGATCCTGCTCCTGGACGAGGTGACGTCCGCGCTCGATCCGGAGCTGGTGGCCGGGGTGCTGGAGCTGCTGGAGGACATCGCCAGGAACACCGACATCACCATGGTCTGCGTGACCCACGAGATGAACTTCGCCCGGGATGTCTCGGAGAAGGTGCTGATGTTCGACGCGGGCCGGGTCGTGGAGTCCGGACCGCCGGAGAAAATCTTCTCCGATCCGTCGCACGAACGTACGCGCGAGTTCCTCAACGCGGTGCTGTGA